One genomic region from Bacteroidota bacterium encodes:
- a CDS encoding DUF4249 family protein: MRLLCLALLTLALAGCDGTVDDDFTPQLVVSAFLGTAEPLPDVRLSQTSPLLAVLDTAALGVDGAEVSITLLAPDGSDEETYPYALAGPGRYSPVGADTVRELRTYRLDVTGPGGEQLTAQTTVPPDYDLVNPAPDDRDVGEVIYGLGLGPEVEITRSSTDDRLAAFVGSVRALAPDDFEEVEIDGETRYRSLNLPDRFRPVSLFQRFLDCEEDDEGRLVCEEDPLQDFVVTGTSPVLNEASYVTLPNGNILVRVPFLAFGYLGPQDMTLVSLDPAFQAFLQTQAIQGGGSTLSPGEIPNVTSNVEGGLGVFGSFSAETVQTTIVASPF; the protein is encoded by the coding sequence ATGCGCCTCCTCTGCCTCGCTCTGCTCACCCTCGCCCTCGCCGGGTGCGACGGGACCGTAGACGACGACTTCACGCCCCAACTCGTCGTCTCCGCCTTCCTCGGCACCGCCGAGCCGCTTCCCGACGTACGCCTCTCGCAGACCTCGCCGCTGCTGGCCGTCCTCGACACGGCCGCGCTCGGCGTGGACGGGGCCGAGGTGTCGATCACGCTCCTGGCCCCGGACGGCTCCGACGAGGAGACCTACCCCTACGCTCTCGCTGGCCCTGGGCGCTACAGCCCCGTCGGGGCCGACACCGTGCGGGAGCTTCGGACCTACCGGCTCGATGTTACCGGCCCCGGCGGCGAGCAGTTGACGGCGCAGACGACGGTCCCGCCGGACTACGACCTCGTTAACCCTGCCCCTGACGACCGCGACGTCGGGGAGGTGATCTACGGCCTCGGGCTGGGACCGGAGGTCGAGATCACGCGGAGTTCGACGGACGACCGGCTCGCGGCGTTTGTCGGGTCGGTGCGCGCCCTCGCCCCGGATGACTTCGAGGAGGTCGAGATCGACGGCGAGACACGCTACCGGAGCCTCAACCTGCCGGACCGGTTTCGGCCGGTGTCGCTCTTCCAGCGGTTCCTGGACTGCGAAGAGGACGACGAGGGGCGTCTCGTCTGCGAGGAGGATCCGCTCCAGGACTTCGTCGTGACCGGTACCTCGCCGGTGCTCAACGAGGCCAGCTACGTCACGCTCCCGAACGGGAATATTCTGGTCCGCGTACCGTTCCTGGCGTTCGGCTACCTCGGGCCGCAGGACATGACGCTGGTCTCGCTCGACCCCGCGTTCCAGGCGTTCCTCCAGACCCAGGCCATCCAGGGCGGCGGCTCGACGCTCTCGCCCGGCGAGATCCCGAACGTGACCTCGAACGTCGAGGGCGGCCTCGGCGTCTTCGGCTCGTTCTCCGCCGAGACGGTCCAGACGACGATCGTCGCATCGCCTTTCTGA
- a CDS encoding OmpA family protein, with the protein MLTRLLLFTFALLLAAQPAEAQGFLDRIKDGAKRGAERAAEREAARRADRAVTAAFDVAEDAVVCAVTDETCIADGTKQGAEVVIVDSDGERVSEAEARAARQRAGVPVTPPAGDEDEPGEGVWANYDFVSGDRVLFYHDFEGTRTGNFPSRLDYLAGNLDVVELRRGETKNKVLRVGEGTSEADRGGNGCFTVPLPEVLPERYTVEFRMRTSDPQRRARLYLFSDGSDDTPDTRCTYPPNPHVFVQSAGQGLQLPGGYGAATSEGNVGLEPGAWMDIAIAVDGDYWKMYANGTRVANVPRYEFPRAERLHVFMNVYRYSLFLDDLRIAEGGPRSLYDDLEADGFVSTTAIRFDSGSAVLKPESSGILADILGMLEDHEDLRLRIEGHTDSDGSDAANQTLSEERAQAVAGWLVGRGISADRLEAAGFGESDPVADNGTPEGKAENRRSVLRRL; encoded by the coding sequence ATGCTGACCCGCCTGCTCCTGTTCACCTTCGCCCTGCTGCTCGCCGCCCAGCCCGCGGAGGCGCAAGGCTTCCTGGACCGGATCAAAGACGGGGCGAAGCGAGGGGCCGAACGGGCCGCCGAGCGCGAGGCCGCCCGCCGCGCCGACCGCGCCGTGACCGCCGCCTTCGACGTAGCCGAGGACGCGGTCGTCTGTGCCGTCACGGACGAGACCTGCATCGCCGACGGCACCAAGCAAGGGGCCGAGGTGGTGATCGTAGACAGCGATGGAGAGCGCGTGTCCGAGGCCGAGGCGCGGGCCGCTCGCCAGCGTGCCGGGGTGCCGGTGACACCTCCCGCCGGGGACGAGGACGAGCCCGGCGAGGGCGTCTGGGCGAACTACGACTTCGTCTCCGGCGACCGCGTGCTGTTTTACCACGACTTCGAGGGCACCCGCACCGGCAACTTCCCTTCGCGGCTCGACTACCTCGCGGGCAACCTCGACGTGGTAGAGCTTCGCCGCGGCGAGACCAAGAACAAAGTGCTCCGCGTCGGCGAGGGCACGAGCGAAGCGGACCGGGGCGGCAACGGCTGCTTCACGGTCCCGCTCCCCGAAGTCCTGCCCGAGCGCTACACCGTCGAGTTCCGCATGCGGACGAGCGACCCGCAGCGCCGAGCGAGGCTCTACCTCTTCTCCGACGGAAGCGACGACACGCCGGACACGCGCTGCACCTACCCGCCGAACCCGCACGTCTTCGTCCAGAGCGCAGGGCAGGGCCTCCAGCTTCCGGGCGGCTACGGGGCCGCGACATCCGAGGGCAACGTCGGCCTCGAACCCGGCGCGTGGATGGACATCGCGATTGCTGTGGACGGGGACTACTGGAAGATGTACGCGAACGGGACGCGCGTGGCGAACGTCCCGCGCTACGAGTTCCCCCGCGCCGAGCGGCTCCACGTCTTCATGAACGTCTACCGCTACTCGCTCTTCCTCGACGACCTCCGCATCGCCGAGGGCGGGCCGCGCTCGCTCTACGACGACCTCGAAGCCGACGGGTTCGTCTCTACGACCGCAATCCGGTTCGACTCCGGCAGCGCGGTCCTCAAGCCTGAGTCTTCTGGTATCCTGGCGGACATCCTCGGCATGCTCGAGGACCACGAAGACCTGCGCCTCCGCATCGAAGGCCACACCGACAGCGACGGCTCCGACGCTGCCAACCAGACCCTCTCCGAAGAGCGTGCCCAGGCCGTCGCCGGCTGGCTCGTCGGGCGCGGCATCAGCGCGGACCGCCTGGAAGCCGCCGGGTTCGGCGAGAGCGATCCGGTGGCCGACAACGGCACGCCGGAGGGCAAGGCCGAGAACCGCCGGTCGGTCCTGCGCAGGCTCTAG
- a CDS encoding phage holin family protein, translated as MKLLVRWLLSALALLLVAYLVPGIAVASFFPTALVAALVLGLVNAFVRPLVKLLTLPLTCLTLGLFSLVINAVLFWAVSEFVDGFAVEGALTALVGSVVYSLATAAANHIFG; from the coding sequence ATGAAGCTCCTCGTCCGCTGGCTCCTTTCCGCGCTCGCCCTCTTGCTCGTCGCCTACCTCGTCCCCGGCATCGCGGTGGCGAGCTTCTTCCCGACCGCCCTCGTGGCGGCGCTCGTGCTCGGCCTCGTCAACGCCTTCGTGCGGCCCCTCGTGAAGCTGCTCACGCTGCCGCTGACGTGCCTCACACTCGGCCTGTTCTCGCTCGTCATCAACGCCGTGCTGTTCTGGGCGGTGTCGGAGTTCGTCGACGGGTTCGCGGTGGAGGGGGCGCTGACGGCGCTCGTCGGCTCGGTGGTGTACAGCCTTGCGACGGCGGCGGCGAATCACATCTTTGGGTGA